The stretch of DNA AATATTTATTGTTTCGGATTCAGTGGGCGAAACAGGAGAGTTAGTTGCGAAAGCAGCGGTAAGTCAGTTTAGACCTGGTTTACAGGATACGTCCTTAAAACGATTCCCTCATATCGCGACACTCGATCATGTAAAAGAAATTGTAAATCTTGCAAAACTGCAGCAAGCGATTATTTTATATACGCTTGTCCGAAAAAAGATGCGCTCAACTTTGCAAATGGAATGTGCAAAACATAGTGTAAGATCCATCGATTTAATGGGTCCGCTCATGGATACACTTGAACTTGAATTGAATGAAATTCCTTTTGAAGAACCAGGGTTAGTGCGGAAATTGGATGACGATTATTTCAAAAAAATTGAAGCAATTGAGTTTGCTGTAAAATACGATGATGGACGGGATCCACGTGGTTTACTATTGGCTGACATCGTCCTCGTCGGCGTTTCCCGCACTTCCAAGACCCCTTTATCTCAGTATTTAGCACACAAACGATATAAAGTCGCAAATGTTCCATTAGTGCCTGAAGTAGAGCCTCCGGAAGAGTTATTTAAAGTTGACCCGGAAAAATGTTTCGGACTTGTCATTTCTCCAGAGAAGTTAAATTCAATCCGGAAAGAACGATTGATTGCTTTAGGACTTAATGATGATGCAAGCTATGCAAAATTGGAACGCATTAAACAAGAAATCGTCCATTTTGAAAAAGTAGTTTCCCGAATTGGATGTCATGTGATTGATGTGACGAATCGTGCAGTCGAAGAAACAGCAAATGTCATCTTAAACAAAATCCAGTAAGGTGAAAACCATCCCTATGAGGGAAGGTTTTTTCTTTTGAAATAATAATTATTTTGTGGATTTTTCAAGAAAAACGTTTTATAATAAAAAATTGTGGTAAAAATATTTAATAAGGGTTGTCATTTCGTAAGTTTTGTCAAGATTTCAATAATTTAGATTTTTGAAAATCACTATAGAAAAAAACAGTATTACTTCTACAAAGGGGGTAATATGTATTTTTTTTATTATTTTTGTCGAAACTTGCAGGATTTTCATCGATTATCTCGAATTCAATATTTAGCCTATAAAGATGGTGATGACAACGTGCAACGAATTCCGGAAGAAACAATTGAACAGATTCGCACGAGTAATGATGTTGTTGATGTTATTAGCGAATACGTTCAATTAACAAAACGTGGACGCAACTGGTTTGGTCTTTGTCCTTTTCATGGAGAACAAACTCCTTCATTCTCAGTTTCACAAGATAAACAAATCTTTCATTGTTTTGGATGTGGTGCCGGAGGAAATGCCATTACCTTCGTAATGGATATCGACAATCTTTCTTTTCAGGAAGCAGTTAGCAAATTAGGATCACGTATAGGTATCGACCTGGACATTGAACCTCAGAATGGCGAAGCTAAAACGGTCTCCAAAGAAGAAACAAGAATGAAAGAAGCGCACACGTTTGCTATGAATTACTACCATCACTTGCTTTTAAATACGGAAGAAGGAGAAAAAGCCCTTCATTATTTAGAAGAAAGAGGATTTTCAAGAGAGCTTATTGAACAGTATAGAATTGGGTGGTCACTACCTAATTGGGATGCCTTAACCACGTTGCTTGAACGTAAAGGATTCAATCCGGCCGAAATGGAACAAAGTGGTCTGCTCATTCAAAAAGAAAATAAAAATGAATACTTCGATCGATTTAGAGAACGAATCATGTTTCCGGTTCGTGATGAAGCGGGACATGTCATAGCATTTTCTGGACGTGTATTAAATACGGAGTCGCAGGATGCAAAGTACATGAACAGTCCTGAGTCTCCGATATTTCAAAAAAGCAAAGTTTTGTATAATTTGGATGTTGCGCGCCCTATAATCCGTAAAAAGCATAAAGTGATTGTCATGGAAGGTTTTATGGATGTTATAGCAGCGGCAAAAGCGGGCATCATGAATACTGTTGCTACGATGGGTACTTCGCTTACAAAGGAACATGTTAATAAACTGAAACGTCTAACTGATTCTGTGACACTTTGTTACGATGGGGACGCTGCAGGGCTAGAAGCTGCAAAACGTGCTGCACAGCTATTAATGCAGGATAAAGTGAAAACGGAAATAGCCATCCTGCCAGATCAAATGGACCCGGATGACTTTGTTCAAAAAAATGGAGCAGAGGCATTCGAAAAACAAATAATTGAACGACCCCATGCTTATTTGGCTTTTATGATGATGGTTGCAAGACGCAATAAAAACTTTCAATTTGAAAATGACACGTTACAATACGTGCAAGAAGTTCTCGAACACTTTGTCGGAAATTCTTCACCAGTTGAACGCGATTTATATATTCGGCAATTAGCCAATGAAACCAATATTTCGGAAGATGCGATTTATCAGCAATTTCGAAAGATTGAAGGGAAAAATATTAAGCAGAACTCGAGACAACAGGCTCCTCCTGTTGCCCAAAACGCTCCGGTAAGTCGTAAGCGTATACAGGCAATTGATCGGGCTGAAAAATTGTTGCTCGCTCATATGTTACATCAAGTTGATATTGTCGATCGTTTACACCAAGATCATGGCCTACACGTATTCATCCACGATCCTTATGAAGCGATATTTGTTCGTCTCATAGGTTTCTACGACACATATCCTCAAGCTGATACACATCGTTTTCTAGAAATTCTAGAAGACACAGAACTACGAAAGCTGGTCATGGAAGCAACGTTAACAGAACGAGACCCGGAACATGCAAGTGAAGAAGTCTCCGACTGCTTACGACAAATAAATAAACATCGAATCGAGCTTCAAATTCAAACGAAAATGCACGAGTCCAAAGAAGCAGAAAAACTTCAGGATATGACACGTGCTTTAGAGCTAGCAAAACAAATGATCGATTTGAAAAAATCGTTATCAACGATGTAAATTGATTGGTTTTTAAAGGAGGAAGACTTATGGCGGACAAGTCTGAGCGTTCAAAAGAGGTAGAAACTGAGGTCACATTAGAAGAAGCAAAAAAATCTCTACTCGAACTGGGTAAAAAATCGGGGGAGCTGACTTTTGCTGACATAGCTGAAAAATTATCCGTATTTGAGTTGGAATCAGATCAAATCGAAGAATTTATTGAACAGCTAGAAGCACAAGGTGTGGAGCTTGGTCGTAAAGACGGCGATGAAGAAGACTTAGAAAAATTAATGAAAAAAGGGCAAGAAGAGGAAACATTCGATTTAAACGATTTAAGTGTACCACCTGGTGTTAAAATCAATGACCCAGTGCGAATGTACTTAAAAGAAATCGGTCGTGTTGACTTACTTTCTGCAGATGAAGAAATTGCCTTGGCTAAACGTATTGAAGCAGGCGATGAAGAAGCGAAAAAACGTTTAGCAGAAGCGAACTTACGACTGGTTGTAAGTATTGCCAAGCGTTACGTTGGCCGTGGCATGCTGTTCCTGGATTTAATTCAGGAAGGTAATATGGGTCTAATCAAAGCGGTGGAAAAATTTGATTTCCGTAAAGGATTCAAATTCAGTACGTACGCAACTTGGTGGATTCGACAAGCGATTACACGTGCTATTGCTGACCAAGCTCGTACGATTCGTATCCCTGTCCATATGGTTGAGACCATCAACAAATTAATCCGCGTTCAGCGACAGTTGCTTCAAGACCTAGGTCGCGAGCCTTCTCCAGAAGAAATAGGGGAAGAAATGGAATTGCCAGCTGAAAAAGTGCGTGAAATTTTAAAGATTGCTCAAGAGCCAGTTTCACTTGAAACACCTATCGGGGAAGAGGATGATTCGCACTTAGGAGACTTCATTGAAGACTCGGATGCACAATCTCCATCTGACCATGCAGCTTATGAGTTGTTAAAAGAGCAGTTAGAGGACGTTTTAGATACTTTAACTGACCGAGAAGAAAATGTATTGCGTTTGCGTTTTGGTCTTGATGATGGACGTACACGCACTTTAGAAGAGGTAGGGAAAGTATTTGGTGTTACGCGTGAACGTATTCGTCAAATCGAAGCAAAAGCTTTACGAAAATTGCGCCACCCTTCAAGAAGTAAACGACTAAAAGACTTTTTAGAATAGAATGTTCAAAGATGCTCACACAGGTGAGCATCTTTTTTTGTTCTCTTTTTTAATAGAAGAATAATAGTTGTGAATGTTAGAATATTTCATATATAATGAAAAATGAAAGCGTTTTAAAATTAAAAGGGGTTGAATGTAGTGAATTTTGATTTATCGCAAGAACATCAGATGATTCGCAAGACAATGAAAGAGTTTGCGGATAAAGTTGTAGCACCAGGTGCGATAGAACGTGATCGGACGAAAGCTTTTCCAAAAGAAATTTTTAAACAGTTAGCCGACATGGGGATGATGGGCTTACCGTTTTCAGAAGAATATGGTGGGGCTGGTGCAGATACAATCAGTTTTGCTATTGTTACTGAAGAACTTAGCAGAGCATGTGCATCTACCGGTATTACGTATTCAGCGCATATTTCTTTAGGTGGGGCACCGCTTAATTTGTTTGGAACAGAAGAACAAAAACATAAATATTTAACGCCGATCTGCACAGGTGAATCTTTTGGAGCTTTTGGGTTAACTGAACCGAATGCAGGCTCAGATGCAGGAGGTACACAAACACGTGCAGTTGAAGATGGTGACGATTTCGTCATTAATGGCAGCAAAGTATACATTACGAACGCAAGCTATGCGAAACATTTGGCAATCACTGCGATTACCGGAGTAGTAGATGGTAAGAAGGAAATCAGTGCGATTATTGTGCCAACTGATGCCGAAGGATTCACAGTGATTGATAACTACGAAAAAATGGGCTTAAATGCTTCTAATACAACAGAACTAGTTTTAGAGAATGTGAGAGTACCAAAAGAAAATCTATTAGGCAAACGCGGCGAAGGATTCCGTCAGTTTTTAGTAACACTCGATGGCGGTCGTATCGGTATTGGAGCAATGGCGGTAGGGATTGCTCAGGCAGCATTCGACCGTGCGCTTCGTTATTCTAAAGAACGCAAACAATTCGGCAAACCATTGTCCGATTTCCAAATCACTCAATTCAAATTGGCGGATATGGCCATGAAAATCGAATTGGCTCGTACGATGGTCTATAAAGCTGCGTGGCTTAAAGATCAAGGTCGTCCATTCTCAAAAGAAGCATCAATGTGTAAATTATATGCTTCTGAAATCGCCATGCAGATTGCTGACCAAGCCGTTCAAATTCACGGTGGATATGGCTATATGAAAGAATATGAAGTTGAGCGTTATATGCGCGACGCTAAATTGTGCGAAATTGGCGAAGGTACTTCAGAAGTGCAACGAATGGTAATTGCTCGTTTAATCGGCTGTTAAATTTCGCTAAATTGTCGAATTTATCACAATCCGTGAAAACTTCCGAGATAAGACTTTTCGTTTTTGATGGAATGCAGTACAATAACACTGTTGACTGATTCTATTCTAGAAAAAGAACGAACGAAAAAGGAGGTTACATGATGCAAAAAAATCCAATAGTTCCTTTCATTTTAATTATGGCATTTGGTATCGGTCTTATTTTCTTCTTATCAATTCAAGGTGTTGATAAAAAAGAAGAAATCGCTGCTGGACATGAAGAAGGCGCAGAAGGCGGAAAAGCTGAAACTGCAGAGTTCGATCCAGAAGTGGCGAAAGGAAAATGTATTTCTTGTCACGGCGGAGATCTTAAAGGTTCAGTAGGTCCTGCTTTAGCTGGTACTTCTTTATCTAAAGAAGAAATTACTAAAACTATCGTAAATGGTAAAGGATCTGGCATGCCTGCTGGTTTACTACCTGAAGATCAAGCAGCACAAATGGCTGATTACATTTTAAGTCTAAAATAAGCTGAAACCCTTATCTGAAATGGATAAGGGTTTTTTCATGCACTAGATTTGTCATGCTTCGTGAATAGAATACAAAAGTGCACGAATAGAAAGTGTGAAATTCACAATACCGCGAAAAGGACCTCTGAAACCGCGAATAGACGAAAAAATCATTTTCAACGGTCTTCCCATTACATTCGGGAACCCGTTTTTTCATGTCTATGGTACAATCTTGTTTATAGAAGAAAGGAGAGGATTTCGTTGAACGCACAACGTCTCTCAGAGCGATTAACACGTGTCGCTTCATTTGTTGAAAAAGGTTCAATTGTGGCAGATATCGGAAGTGACCATGCTTATTTACCATGTTATCTTGTTCATCAGCAGATTGCAGAAAAAGCAATAGCAGGGGAAGTGGCAAAAGGACCGTATGAATCGGCACGCAATCAGGTTCATGCTGAACAATTGCAGGAACAAATTACGGTTCGATTTGCAAACGGACTGCAAGCAATAGAAAAAGAAGATTCTGTTGATACAGTGACAATAGCTGGAATGGGTGGTCCATTGATTGCCTCCATTTTAGACCAAGATATCGACAGACTGATAACGGTGGACAGACTCATTTTACAACCGAATATTCACGCGAAAGCAATTCGAGAATGGGCAATATTAAATGAATGGAAGCTAATTGCAGAAGAAATTTTGCAGGAAGACGACAAGATTTACGAAATTCTGGTATTGGAAAGAGGAAAGATGTCTTTAACAGCAGCACAGTTGCTCCTTGGTCCATTTTTAATGGAGGATCGTAATGATGCGTTCTGTAAAAAATGGGAGAAAGAATCAGCTGAATGGGAACGCATATTAGAAGCGATTCGCGTAGCTGAATTATCAAAAGATGTACAGATGAAAAAAGATGAAATCGAAGAAAAATTGAAGATTGTAAAGGAGGCTCTCAGTACATGAAAACTGCGAATGGACACGAAATCATTCAATTATTTGAGTCCTGGTCGCCTAAATTCTTTGCATTAGAAGATGACCCCATCGGTTTACAGATCGGTAAATTGAATCTACCCATTAAAAATGTATTGGTTACACTCGATGTTACACTTGAAGTTGTACAGGAAGCAATCGACAAAAAATGCCAGATGATTCTCGCACATCATCCACCTATTTTCCGTCCATTAAAAAATCTCCGTACAGATTCGCCATCAGGTGAAATGTTTGCGCTTTGCATCAAACATGACATTGCTGTTTATGCTGCCCATACCAATCTGGATGTGGCACCGGGTGGGGTGAATGATTTGTTGGCCGAAGCACTCGGATTAAAACAAATCAACATTCTGGAAGAAACAT from Paenisporosarcina sp. FSL H8-0542 encodes:
- a CDS encoding pyruvate, water dikinase regulatory protein: MKNLQIFIVSDSVGETGELVAKAAVSQFRPGLQDTSLKRFPHIATLDHVKEIVNLAKLQQAIILYTLVRKKMRSTLQMECAKHSVRSIDLMGPLMDTLELELNEIPFEEPGLVRKLDDDYFKKIEAIEFAVKYDDGRDPRGLLLADIVLVGVSRTSKTPLSQYLAHKRYKVANVPLVPEVEPPEELFKVDPEKCFGLVISPEKLNSIRKERLIALGLNDDASYAKLERIKQEIVHFEKVVSRIGCHVIDVTNRAVEETANVILNKIQ
- the dnaG gene encoding DNA primase; amino-acid sequence: MQRIPEETIEQIRTSNDVVDVISEYVQLTKRGRNWFGLCPFHGEQTPSFSVSQDKQIFHCFGCGAGGNAITFVMDIDNLSFQEAVSKLGSRIGIDLDIEPQNGEAKTVSKEETRMKEAHTFAMNYYHHLLLNTEEGEKALHYLEERGFSRELIEQYRIGWSLPNWDALTTLLERKGFNPAEMEQSGLLIQKENKNEYFDRFRERIMFPVRDEAGHVIAFSGRVLNTESQDAKYMNSPESPIFQKSKVLYNLDVARPIIRKKHKVIVMEGFMDVIAAAKAGIMNTVATMGTSLTKEHVNKLKRLTDSVTLCYDGDAAGLEAAKRAAQLLMQDKVKTEIAILPDQMDPDDFVQKNGAEAFEKQIIERPHAYLAFMMMVARRNKNFQFENDTLQYVQEVLEHFVGNSSPVERDLYIRQLANETNISEDAIYQQFRKIEGKNIKQNSRQQAPPVAQNAPVSRKRIQAIDRAEKLLLAHMLHQVDIVDRLHQDHGLHVFIHDPYEAIFVRLIGFYDTYPQADTHRFLEILEDTELRKLVMEATLTERDPEHASEEVSDCLRQINKHRIELQIQTKMHESKEAEKLQDMTRALELAKQMIDLKKSLSTM
- the rpoD gene encoding RNA polymerase sigma factor RpoD produces the protein MADKSERSKEVETEVTLEEAKKSLLELGKKSGELTFADIAEKLSVFELESDQIEEFIEQLEAQGVELGRKDGDEEDLEKLMKKGQEEETFDLNDLSVPPGVKINDPVRMYLKEIGRVDLLSADEEIALAKRIEAGDEEAKKRLAEANLRLVVSIAKRYVGRGMLFLDLIQEGNMGLIKAVEKFDFRKGFKFSTYATWWIRQAITRAIADQARTIRIPVHMVETINKLIRVQRQLLQDLGREPSPEEIGEEMELPAEKVREILKIAQEPVSLETPIGEEDDSHLGDFIEDSDAQSPSDHAAYELLKEQLEDVLDTLTDREENVLRLRFGLDDGRTRTLEEVGKVFGVTRERIRQIEAKALRKLRHPSRSKRLKDFLE
- a CDS encoding acyl-CoA dehydrogenase, translating into MNFDLSQEHQMIRKTMKEFADKVVAPGAIERDRTKAFPKEIFKQLADMGMMGLPFSEEYGGAGADTISFAIVTEELSRACASTGITYSAHISLGGAPLNLFGTEEQKHKYLTPICTGESFGAFGLTEPNAGSDAGGTQTRAVEDGDDFVINGSKVYITNASYAKHLAITAITGVVDGKKEISAIIVPTDAEGFTVIDNYEKMGLNASNTTELVLENVRVPKENLLGKRGEGFRQFLVTLDGGRIGIGAMAVGIAQAAFDRALRYSKERKQFGKPLSDFQITQFKLADMAMKIELARTMVYKAAWLKDQGRPFSKEASMCKLYASEIAMQIADQAVQIHGGYGYMKEYEVERYMRDAKLCEIGEGTSEVQRMVIARLIGC
- the cccA gene encoding cytochrome c550 — translated: MQKNPIVPFILIMAFGIGLIFFLSIQGVDKKEEIAAGHEEGAEGGKAETAEFDPEVAKGKCISCHGGDLKGSVGPALAGTSLSKEEITKTIVNGKGSGMPAGLLPEDQAAQMADYILSLK
- a CDS encoding tRNA (adenine(22)-N(1))-methyltransferase TrmK, translated to MNAQRLSERLTRVASFVEKGSIVADIGSDHAYLPCYLVHQQIAEKAIAGEVAKGPYESARNQVHAEQLQEQITVRFANGLQAIEKEDSVDTVTIAGMGGPLIASILDQDIDRLITVDRLILQPNIHAKAIREWAILNEWKLIAEEILQEDDKIYEILVLERGKMSLTAAQLLLGPFLMEDRNDAFCKKWEKESAEWERILEAIRVAELSKDVQMKKDEIEEKLKIVKEALST